The following are encoded together in the Deltaproteobacteria bacterium genome:
- a CDS encoding xanthine dehydrogenase family protein molybdopterin-binding subunit, producing the protein MRDNTLHTIGRSTPALEGAAKVTAEALYLEDLHEPGMLHGKILRSPLPHARIRGIDTSRAERLPGVIAVITADDMPDIKFSFVPEFADKVPLCAPGRTVRYAGDEVAAVAALDERTAEEAARLIEVDYEPLEPVLDLEAALSPDSPEVHDGGNLAYEVHKAEGDIDAAFAGCDLVVEEEFETARQSHAVMETRGCIAWYGATGQLTVWHQTQAPHTLRAEIARTLGIPQRQVRVIQPETGGGFGARLVMNVMVPIAATLSRKSGGRPVRIVNTRDEEFRCAGARYAYRFKLRLGCTRDGVIRAKSLEVLGDNGAYNDKGISTINFITMSFFSSYDRHHPATSVDARLVYTNKPPGAAYRGFGHAEETFAFESVLETMAERLGLDPVAMRAENLRRPCERACLERATELMRPGKGTAEGTTRTGIGMAVLSETGAGLRYYRQNSTEAIVKVDRDGSVAIIATIADTGTGTRTVMAQIAAEQLGVSVDRIRIFHNDTDVIPFDLGTWASRTTYVCGNAVAAAAADARRRLAEVAAGMLRAAPETLVFAGDRVAATVEPGGETTFDEVVREAYDRQGLLIIGKGAFVDEAATRFVTNDYEAAAPVIAACCHVAEVRVDTETGAVELLRYLAVHDVGKALNPLGVQQQIEGGLTQGIGFALYEDLAIDGGQVLNPNLVDYRLPTFATMPRRLEAAFVEGDSSEGPYGAKGIGELPFGPAAPAVANAIYNAVGVRVRALPMTPERILRALKHRE; encoded by the coding sequence ATGCGGGATAACACGCTTCACACCATCGGGCGTTCGACGCCCGCGCTGGAGGGTGCGGCCAAGGTGACCGCCGAAGCCCTCTACCTGGAGGACCTGCATGAGCCGGGCATGCTCCACGGCAAGATCCTGCGCAGTCCCCTGCCCCACGCCAGGATCCGCGGCATCGACACTTCCCGGGCCGAGCGGCTTCCCGGAGTGATCGCGGTCATTACCGCGGACGACATGCCCGACATCAAGTTCAGCTTCGTCCCGGAGTTCGCGGACAAGGTGCCGCTGTGCGCGCCCGGCCGCACGGTGCGCTACGCCGGCGACGAGGTGGCCGCCGTGGCCGCGCTGGACGAGCGCACCGCGGAGGAAGCCGCGCGCCTCATCGAGGTGGACTACGAACCCCTGGAGCCGGTGCTGGACCTGGAGGCCGCGCTGTCGCCGGATTCTCCCGAAGTCCACGACGGCGGCAACCTGGCCTACGAGGTGCACAAAGCGGAGGGCGACATCGATGCCGCCTTTGCCGGATGCGACCTGGTGGTGGAGGAGGAGTTCGAAACCGCGCGCCAGTCCCATGCGGTCATGGAGACCCGCGGCTGCATCGCTTGGTACGGCGCCACCGGCCAGCTCACCGTGTGGCACCAGACCCAGGCGCCACACACCCTGCGCGCCGAGATCGCCCGCACGCTGGGCATCCCCCAGCGGCAGGTGCGCGTGATCCAGCCCGAGACCGGCGGCGGCTTCGGCGCCCGGCTGGTGATGAACGTCATGGTGCCCATCGCCGCGACCCTGTCCCGCAAGTCGGGCGGCCGGCCCGTGCGCATCGTCAACACCCGGGACGAGGAGTTCCGCTGCGCCGGCGCCCGCTACGCCTACCGCTTCAAGCTCAGGCTGGGCTGCACCAGGGACGGCGTCATCCGCGCCAAGAGCCTGGAGGTGCTGGGGGACAACGGCGCCTACAACGACAAGGGCATCTCCACCATCAACTTCATCACCATGTCCTTCTTCTCGTCCTACGATCGCCATCATCCGGCGACGTCGGTGGACGCCCGGCTGGTGTACACCAACAAGCCGCCCGGCGCCGCCTACCGGGGCTTCGGCCATGCCGAGGAGACCTTCGCCTTCGAGTCCGTCCTGGAAACCATGGCCGAACGGCTCGGACTGGACCCGGTGGCAATGCGCGCCGAGAACCTGAGACGCCCGTGCGAGCGCGCCTGCCTGGAGCGCGCCACCGAGCTGATGCGGCCTGGCAAGGGAACCGCCGAAGGCACGACGCGCACGGGCATCGGCATGGCGGTGTTGTCGGAGACCGGCGCCGGCCTGCGCTACTACCGGCAGAACTCCACCGAGGCCATCGTCAAGGTGGATCGCGACGGCAGCGTGGCGATCATCGCCACCATCGCCGACACCGGCACCGGCACCCGCACCGTCATGGCCCAGATCGCCGCCGAGCAGCTCGGCGTGTCGGTGGACCGCATCCGCATCTTCCACAACGACACCGACGTGATCCCCTTCGACCTCGGCACCTGGGCCAGCCGCACCACCTACGTGTGCGGCAACGCCGTGGCCGCGGCCGCCGCCGACGCGCGCCGGCGGCTGGCGGAGGTGGCCGCGGGCATGCTGCGTGCCGCTCCCGAGACCCTGGTGTTCGCCGGCGACCGGGTGGCAGCCACGGTGGAGCCCGGCGGCGAGACGACCTTCGACGAGGTGGTGCGGGAGGCCTACGACCGCCAGGGCCTGCTCATCATCGGCAAGGGCGCGTTCGTGGACGAGGCCGCCACCCGCTTCGTCACCAACGACTACGAGGCGGCGGCCCCGGTCATCGCCGCCTGCTGCCACGTGGCCGAGGTGCGGGTGGACACGGAGACCGGGGCGGTGGAGTTGTTGCGGTACCTGGCGGTGCACGACGTGGGCAAGGCCCTCAACCCTCTCGGTGTTCAACAGCAGATCGAGGGAGGCCTCACCCAGGGCATCGGCTTCGCCCTCTACGAGGACCTGGCTATTGACGGCGGCCAGGTGCTGAACCCGAACCTGGTCGACTATCGGCTCCCCACCTTCGCGACCATGCCCAGGCGCCTGGAGGCCGCATTCGTGGAGGGGGACTCCTCCGAGGGCCCCTACGGCGCCAAGGGCATCGGCGAGCTGCCCTTCGGCCCGGCCGCCCCGGCCGTCGCCAACGCCATCTACAATGCCGTGGGGGTGCGCGTGCGGGCACTGCCCATGACGCCGGAGCGGATCTTGCGGGCGTTGAAGCACCGCGAATGA